One stretch of bacterium DNA includes these proteins:
- a CDS encoding HNH endonuclease, which translates to MPYDPQYSWQSQVQVWAHSKKKLSPDLTEQLCHFFSLAFDYTHCPDRAWFGVHKSMVSLVIGGIYLAAINWANANDKGIWLLVDRPDFSVSGVSFSPVASTKTFDVPLTWAHLWPLNNLNELISAPGVWKSYADATKRVLQAPIAYGRENRQLQYGKIRLSDFWHHRSNQSIAHPNEVPNLIRYSPQNQLVDVLAKTVDSNEEFDELSKVVNNSFISETVKESLIRSRKGQGRFRDDLMKYWKRRCSVTGCQEERMLRASHIKPWKDCNNDERLDLFNGLLLIPNLDTAFDQALITFDDNGLIMISSLIQKEAKLLGISESMKVKLDDRHKKYLEYHREQLFKRQ; encoded by the coding sequence ATGCCATATGATCCACAATATTCCTGGCAATCGCAAGTTCAGGTATGGGCTCACTCAAAGAAAAAACTCTCTCCAGATTTGACTGAACAGCTATGCCACTTTTTTAGCCTGGCCTTTGACTACACACATTGTCCAGATCGTGCCTGGTTTGGCGTTCACAAATCTATGGTAAGTCTGGTTATCGGAGGGATTTATTTAGCTGCAATCAATTGGGCTAATGCTAATGATAAGGGAATTTGGCTACTTGTCGATCGACCTGACTTTTCTGTTTCAGGAGTCAGCTTCTCGCCTGTCGCATCCACTAAGACTTTTGATGTGCCGCTAACTTGGGCACACCTCTGGCCACTCAATAATCTTAATGAGCTGATTTCAGCTCCGGGAGTATGGAAATCCTATGCGGATGCAACGAAAAGGGTTCTTCAAGCTCCTATCGCTTATGGCCGAGAGAATAGGCAACTTCAATATGGTAAGATACGTTTATCGGATTTCTGGCACCATCGATCCAACCAAAGTATCGCACATCCTAATGAAGTTCCCAACCTTATTAGATATTCACCCCAAAATCAATTAGTTGATGTTTTAGCTAAGACAGTGGATAGTAATGAGGAATTTGATGAATTAAGTAAGGTAGTAAATAATAGTTTCATTTCTGAAACGGTAAAAGAAAGTCTTATTCGTAGTCGTAAAGGTCAAGGCCGTTTTAGAGACGATTTAATGAAGTATTGGAAAAGACGTTGCTCAGTTACTGGATGTCAAGAGGAAAGGATGCTAAGAGCGTCCCATATCAAGCCTTGGAAAGATTGTAATAATGACGAGCGGTTGGATTTATTTAATGGCCTTTTACTTATTCCAAATCTTGATACCGCCTTTGATCAAGCACTAATTACATTTGATGATAATGGATTAATTATGATTTCCTCTCTAATTCAAAAAGAGGCAAAACTATTAGGTATTAGTGAAAGTATGAAAGTAAAGCTTGATGATAGGCATAAAAAATACCTTGAATATCATCGAGAACAATTATTCAAAAGACAATAA
- a CDS encoding type II toxin-antitoxin system RelE/ParE family toxin: MAKNIRWSPRAADSLEEICDFIAKDSEYYASMFAKKITVLVKDIALFPQAGCNFSSCKTVK, from the coding sequence ATGGCTAAAAATATAAGATGGTCTCCAAGGGCTGCTGATAGCCTTGAAGAAATATGTGATTTCATTGCTAAAGATTCAGAATATTACGCATCAATGTTTGCAAAGAAAATTACTGTACTTGTCAAGGATATTGCATTATTTCCTCAAGCAGGTTGTAATTTCTCATCGTGCAAAACTGTTAAATAA
- a CDS encoding peptidylprolyl isomerase → MEIPLRSREGQNFHYKGGKKIISGRQKQGIALVIAVSAFFLFFLFPYAPQQARGEICNQIVAIVNQEILTQKELQSMIESFRTEIYPSLADPNFDSHRMGEEALWALIDERLQLQEAEREDITVRPEEIDESIREIRVKNRLNSDQDLERVIASQHMTMESLRQKIKTGIMLMKLQDRAVRSKVQLSDAEITDYFTRQNNGGTESIRISHILFSLPENADPAAVARIRDEAQRVREEVHKGREFSQAARQYSQDPDSAQRGGDLGYLRLDQMSLPFQQEVARLQTGQISQPVRTPFGFHLIQITDRKANQLVKGSELWNEIKAELLSQKAQKIYQQWREELRKQSYIEIKAGKPEANGQ, encoded by the coding sequence ATGGAAATCCCCCTGCGGTCAAGAGAAGGTCAAAATTTTCACTATAAGGGAGGAAAGAAGATTATCTCAGGCAGGCAAAAGCAGGGAATTGCCTTGGTGATAGCCGTATCCGCTTTCTTTCTTTTCTTTTTATTCCCTTATGCACCACAGCAAGCCCGGGGAGAAATCTGCAATCAGATTGTAGCTATTGTCAATCAGGAAATTTTGACCCAAAAAGAGCTTCAGTCCATGATAGAGTCGTTCCGCACCGAGATATACCCCTCTCTTGCCGATCCCAATTTCGATTCTCACCGAATGGGAGAGGAAGCACTGTGGGCATTGATCGATGAAAGACTGCAATTACAGGAAGCCGAACGGGAGGATATTACTGTTCGTCCTGAAGAGATCGATGAAAGTATCCGGGAGATACGGGTAAAAAACAGATTGAACAGCGATCAGGATCTTGAGAGAGTCATCGCCAGCCAGCATATGACTATGGAATCCCTGCGCCAAAAGATCAAGACAGGAATTATGCTGATGAAACTTCAGGATCGGGCTGTGCGCTCGAAAGTTCAGCTTTCCGATGCCGAGATTACCGACTACTTTACCCGGCAGAATAATGGGGGAACCGAGAGTATCCGCATCAGCCATATCCTGTTCTCTCTGCCCGAAAATGCTGACCCGGCAGCAGTAGCCCGGATTCGGGACGAAGCGCAGCGGGTTCGGGAAGAGGTGCACAAGGGCAGGGAATTTTCCCAGGCTGCCAGGCAATACTCGCAGGATCCGGATTCTGCACAGCGGGGAGGGGATTTGGGCTACCTGAGATTGGACCAGATGAGCCTCCCTTTCCAGCAGGAAGTTGCCCGTCTGCAAACCGGCCAGATCAGTCAGCCGGTCAGGACCCCGTTCGGTTTTCATCTGATTCAGATTACCGACCGAAAAGCCAACCAGCTCGTCAAAGGGTCGGAGTTATGGAACGAAATCAAGGCGGAGCTCCTCAGCCAAAAGGCACAAAAGATCTATCAGCAATGGCGTGAAGAGCTTCGGAAACAGTCATACATCGAGATTAAAGCAGGGAAGCCGGAAGCAAATGGTCAGTGA
- a CDS encoding RNA-binding S4 domain-containing protein, whose protein sequence is MRLDLFLKLSRLIKRRNMAKEYCGHNLVEVNHQPAKAAKEVRIGDEITLKFWNRTVTVMVLGIPHKGMKAGEAASLYKVLSEFRKEESNGIF, encoded by the coding sequence ATGCGCCTGGATCTTTTCTTAAAGCTGAGTCGATTGATTAAACGCCGGAACATGGCCAAAGAATATTGCGGGCATAATCTGGTGGAGGTAAACCATCAGCCTGCCAAGGCAGCCAAAGAGGTCCGGATCGGTGATGAGATCACCCTGAAATTCTGGAACCGGACAGTGACGGTCATGGTCCTTGGCATCCCCCACAAAGGAATGAAGGCAGGAGAAGCTGCGAGCTTGTATAAGGTATTATCCGAATTCCGGAAGGAGGAATCCAATGGGATTTTTTAA
- a CDS encoding cold-shock protein produces MAQGRVKWFNDQKGFGFIKIAGEDKDVFVHYTAIAGSGFKSLQENQLVEFDIQQGPKGSQAVNVRPQ; encoded by the coding sequence ATGGCTCAAGGACGAGTGAAATGGTTCAATGACCAGAAAGGCTTTGGTTTCATCAAGATTGCAGGTGAAGATAAGGATGTGTTTGTACATTATACAGCGATTGCCGGGTCAGGCTTCAAAAGCCTCCAGGAAAATCAGCTTGTCGAATTCGACATCCAGCAAGGTCCTAAAGGATCCCAGGCAGTTAATGTACGGCCACAGTAA
- the rsmB gene encoding 16S rRNA (cytosine(967)-C(5))-methyltransferase RsmB yields MPVFKAQQPAHSKARRSPKVKGSERDVRNLGTARGLSVGILIRADEESAYLDILLAEALKGSSLSLRDRHLVTAITYGVLRYRNQLDWWIEQVASRPVAEMPAAVKAILRSGVYQLLFLSRVPPSAAINEAVNLTYNYGRRGVAGFVNAILRQLHRRKAAIRFPAESTDPVRHIALVYAHPEWMVRRWIQHLGREGCKALCQANNRQPRLTIRLNTLKMPVEQAILSLAQELQDLQPSGIVPEGWYLEGPRPLIESSAFREGYFEIQGLSSMLAVRALAPRPEEKVLDACAGRGGKTTFLAQLMDNRGFLLALDPSFRKLGLLRENSRRLGAGIIREVCADARFSPVRSRFDRLLLDVPCSSLGIIRRHPEIKWIRTESDLASLSSLQLGILEQGSCLVAEKGVMLYSACTLEPEETSLVVNRFLDQHPAFIRDDVRPYLPEPLRDAAGEDGYVRIYPHRYADLDGFFIARLKKRQS; encoded by the coding sequence ATGCCAGTATTCAAAGCTCAACAACCAGCCCATAGCAAGGCTCGAAGATCACCGAAGGTGAAAGGCTCGGAGCGTGATGTCCGAAATCTCGGTACCGCCAGAGGCCTTTCGGTCGGGATTCTGATCCGGGCGGATGAGGAATCCGCCTACCTCGATATTCTGCTGGCCGAAGCACTGAAGGGTTCTTCCCTCTCTCTCCGGGACAGACATCTGGTTACTGCCATTACCTATGGTGTCCTGCGCTACCGGAATCAACTGGACTGGTGGATCGAGCAGGTAGCCAGCCGTCCGGTGGCTGAAATGCCTGCCGCGGTCAAAGCCATTCTGCGCTCCGGTGTATATCAGCTCCTTTTCCTGAGCCGGGTGCCGCCTTCGGCAGCGATCAACGAGGCGGTCAATCTGACCTATAACTATGGCAGGCGGGGAGTGGCCGGTTTCGTAAACGCCATTCTTCGCCAGCTCCACAGGAGGAAGGCAGCGATCAGGTTTCCTGCCGAGAGCACGGATCCTGTCCGGCACATCGCCCTGGTCTATGCCCATCCCGAATGGATGGTAAGGCGGTGGATACAGCACCTGGGCCGTGAGGGATGCAAGGCGCTGTGTCAGGCCAATAACCGGCAGCCCCGTCTGACAATCCGTCTGAATACCCTGAAAATGCCCGTTGAGCAGGCAATACTGTCGCTGGCTCAGGAGCTTCAGGATTTACAGCCTTCAGGAATAGTGCCTGAAGGGTGGTATCTGGAGGGTCCACGGCCGCTGATCGAGTCTTCCGCTTTTCGGGAAGGGTACTTCGAGATTCAGGGGTTAAGCTCCATGCTGGCAGTGCGGGCTCTTGCTCCCCGGCCTGAAGAGAAGGTTCTGGATGCCTGCGCCGGAAGAGGTGGAAAAACGACCTTTCTGGCTCAACTCATGGATAACCGGGGATTTCTGCTGGCCCTTGATCCTTCGTTCCGGAAACTGGGACTTCTGCGGGAGAACAGCCGCAGGCTGGGGGCCGGTATTATCCGGGAGGTTTGCGCTGATGCCCGCTTCAGCCCTGTGCGGAGCCGATTTGACCGGCTTTTGCTCGATGTACCCTGCTCATCGCTGGGAATTATCCGAAGGCACCCTGAGATCAAGTGGATCAGGACTGAGTCTGACCTGGCCAGCCTTTCCTCCCTGCAACTTGGTATTCTTGAGCAGGGTTCATGTCTGGTGGCTGAAAAGGGTGTTATGCTGTACAGCGCCTGCACACTTGAACCCGAAGAGACGAGTCTGGTGGTGAACCGGTTTCTCGACCAGCACCCGGCCTTTATCCGGGACGATGTGCGGCCATACCTGCCGGAGCCTCTCCGTGATGCCGCAGGAGAGGATGGATATGTGCGGATTTATCCGCATCGATATGCTGATCTGGATGGTTTTTTTATCGCCAGATTGAAAAAGCGGCAGTCATAG
- a CDS encoding tetratricopeptide repeat protein, with the protein MKFVYLALCAGSMVFFLAGISSGQEKLSTLDTAGPNREALAARQAGDSFSKQGDIQKAVEAYEQALRAYPDYADVYYLLGLIYDLQQGNLEKAIACYQKFLELAPNATEARDVRLLLESAQQATSSPSPTAQPPSISQTLPASVPPSSSQSAPAPQPPSTPPSPAPPIQPVKTPDTERKDSDNIGRTTEAELKTADKIITGDKAMKSDDVYKKDDTRKTAKMVDIQEIDARVKQKPSQSGKVRHPSEFAPSEQFVSRTINERVLKYTIKLAVWQREGFIQKFNELALARGSSLTNNIAEARAKLREERQKITDFIDYPKEAETILLRQLVNDFMKEWGIDLPQLPQKVDIQRAVPSIQVLSIEEDKKYVRLSLEARIDVQNLKEQLTKLGYQFTPARVQLQCSNLYGEFKDRFFAAIQRKSEYIKSQSEGLYEVYVPAELLASELSKMVIGTYGIRLDSVGKDVITFTAEPVEKGVQ; encoded by the coding sequence GTGAAATTCGTATACCTGGCTTTGTGTGCCGGGTCGATGGTTTTCTTTTTAGCAGGCATATCATCCGGACAGGAGAAACTTTCTACCCTGGATACAGCAGGTCCAAACCGGGAAGCCCTGGCTGCCAGACAGGCCGGTGATTCCTTCTCGAAACAGGGAGACATTCAGAAGGCAGTCGAGGCCTATGAGCAGGCACTGCGGGCTTATCCGGACTACGCTGACGTGTATTATCTGCTCGGCCTGATCTACGATCTGCAGCAGGGAAACCTTGAAAAAGCCATAGCCTGTTATCAGAAATTTCTGGAGCTGGCCCCCAATGCGACAGAGGCCAGGGATGTTCGTTTATTACTTGAAAGTGCCCAACAGGCCACGTCTTCACCCTCCCCGACTGCACAGCCTCCTTCGATCTCACAGACTCTTCCGGCTTCTGTGCCTCCTTCATCTTCACAGTCCGCCCCGGCCCCGCAGCCTCCCTCCACTCCCCCGTCTCCTGCCCCGCCGATACAGCCGGTCAAGACACCTGATACGGAAAGAAAGGATTCCGACAATATTGGCCGCACAACCGAAGCCGAGCTGAAAACTGCCGATAAAATAATTACTGGCGATAAGGCGATGAAGTCAGATGACGTCTATAAGAAAGATGATACCCGTAAGACAGCGAAGATGGTTGATATCCAGGAAATTGATGCCAGGGTGAAACAAAAACCATCTCAGTCGGGAAAGGTCAGGCACCCATCAGAATTTGCGCCATCCGAGCAGTTCGTTTCCCGGACAATTAACGAGAGGGTTTTAAAATATACCATTAAGCTCGCAGTCTGGCAGCGGGAGGGGTTCATTCAAAAGTTTAATGAACTGGCTCTGGCCAGGGGATCTTCGCTGACGAACAATATCGCCGAAGCACGGGCCAAGCTGCGTGAGGAAAGGCAAAAAATCACCGATTTTATCGATTATCCAAAGGAAGCTGAGACCATCCTGCTGCGGCAGCTCGTCAACGACTTTATGAAAGAGTGGGGCATTGATCTTCCCCAGTTACCGCAGAAGGTGGACATCCAGAGGGCTGTCCCTTCCATTCAGGTATTGAGTATCGAGGAAGATAAAAAATACGTTCGACTCTCTCTGGAAGCCAGGATTGATGTTCAAAACCTGAAAGAGCAGCTCACGAAGCTGGGATATCAGTTTACTCCTGCCAGGGTTCAGTTGCAGTGCTCCAATTTGTACGGGGAATTCAAGGATCGATTTTTTGCTGCTATTCAGAGAAAATCGGAGTATATTAAAAGCCAATCCGAGGGGCTCTATGAGGTTTACGTACCAGCCGAGCTTCTTGCTTCCGAGCTGAGTAAGATGGTGATCGGAACGTACGGGATTCGGCTTGACAGTGTAGGCAAAGATGTCATCACCTTTACTGCCGAACCCGTGGAAAAAGGGGTGCAATAA
- the rpe gene encoding ribulose-phosphate 3-epimerase, translating to MNKTRPVRIAPSLLSANFASLADEIRKVEEGGADLLHIDVMDGHFVPNITIGPPVVQSLKAVTRIPLDVHLMIEHPDAYCEDFRQAGADILTIHWEACHHLHRSIQVIKEKGMKAGVAINPSTPVHALDCVLPDVDQVVVMSVNPGFGGQQFIPFALSKIRALRDMIIRAELDDRVDILVDGGIKLDNCLSVTQAGANIIVLGSGIFHTPDPVATVKKIRGLIETGLP from the coding sequence ATGAACAAGACCCGACCGGTCCGGATTGCACCTTCTCTGCTGTCGGCCAATTTTGCATCGCTGGCTGATGAAATTCGGAAAGTGGAAGAGGGTGGAGCGGATCTGCTGCATATTGATGTTATGGACGGGCACTTTGTGCCGAATATTACCATCGGTCCTCCGGTGGTTCAATCTTTAAAAGCGGTGACCAGAATTCCGCTGGATGTGCATCTCATGATCGAGCATCCGGATGCGTACTGTGAAGATTTCCGGCAGGCAGGGGCTGATATCCTGACTATTCACTGGGAAGCGTGTCATCATCTGCATCGAAGCATCCAGGTCATCAAAGAAAAGGGAATGAAGGCCGGGGTGGCCATTAATCCATCGACTCCTGTCCATGCCCTGGATTGCGTGCTGCCTGACGTTGATCAGGTTGTTGTCATGTCGGTCAATCCGGGATTCGGCGGGCAGCAGTTTATTCCCTTTGCACTCTCGAAAATCAGAGCCCTGCGTGACATGATCATCCGGGCTGAGCTTGATGACAGGGTCGATATCCTGGTTGATGGGGGGATCAAGCTGGATAATTGCCTGAGTGTGACCCAGGCGGGAGCCAACATCATTGTCTTAGGCTCCGGAATTTTCCACACCCCTGATCCTGTGGCCACCGTAAAGAAGATCAGAGGACTGATAGAGACGGGATTGCCATGA
- a CDS encoding DJ-1/PfpI family protein, with amino-acid sequence MGFFKIREGQGENRMLKGKKALFIIAHQNFRDEEYAEPRQALEKKGVQVTVASSSLKKAKGMLGMIVQPDMLIDQVKTSEYDLVVFVGGSGSSEYWKSAQAHRIARSALEENRIVAAICIAPVILAEAGLLEGRKATVFSSPEEIGLLKARGAVYMREPVVRDGRIITASGPDAADSFAERIIQALSD; translated from the coding sequence ATGGGATTTTTTAAAATAAGGGAAGGACAGGGAGAGAATAGAATGCTGAAAGGGAAAAAGGCACTGTTCATTATTGCTCATCAGAATTTCCGGGACGAGGAGTACGCAGAGCCACGACAGGCTCTGGAAAAGAAAGGCGTTCAGGTTACTGTGGCCTCCTCGTCCCTGAAAAAGGCCAAAGGCATGCTCGGTATGATCGTTCAGCCGGACATGCTTATCGATCAGGTGAAAACAAGCGAGTATGATCTGGTGGTTTTTGTGGGAGGTTCAGGAAGCAGTGAATATTGGAAAAGTGCTCAGGCTCATCGGATTGCCCGAAGTGCCCTGGAGGAGAACAGGATTGTGGCTGCCATCTGCATTGCTCCGGTAATCCTGGCCGAGGCAGGACTTCTTGAGGGGCGGAAGGCAACGGTTTTCTCCTCCCCGGAGGAGATCGGGCTTCTGAAGGCGAGGGGAGCTGTCTATATGAGGGAGCCGGTAGTAAGAGATGGCAGAATCATTACCGCCTCCGGGCCCGATGCGGCTGATTCATTTGCCGAGAGGATCATTCAGGCCCTTTCGGATTAA
- a CDS encoding cytochrome c peroxidase has protein sequence MWRGRKQEKLPGRERLPFAEQGKVLSLPEDRQDEGVDAIMNNKSRSMSGLWLLACLCILSLACTAARTAVAADLSSKERLGKLIYFDERLSEPKGQSCSACHFPENGFNGAGDPNIAVYEGAVSGRFGFRNPPSSAYASFSPPFHFGREEGEYIGGQFWDGRAKDLVEQAKGPFLNPVEQNNPSGEEVARKVCQSPYADLFKEVYGPNACDDLTRAYDYIADAIAAYESSFESNRFSSKYDWYLKDPARYPLSEQEARGRLLFETKGNCFSCHPNTAGPYCDQPLFTDYTYDNLGLPKNPDNPWYRMSPSLNPDGENFIDYGLGDTVKDPAENGKFKVPTLRNVAVAPPYGHNGLFKTLEEVVHFYNTAGIPGMWPSPEVPENVNRSKIGDLGLSEEEEKDLVAFLKTLTDGYEPTDRIQEGEGGKKLPGISLERQRLH, from the coding sequence ATGTGGAGAGGGAGAAAGCAGGAAAAACTACCGGGAAGGGAAAGGCTGCCTTTTGCAGAACAGGGAAAGGTCCTTTCCCTTCCTGAAGATCGGCAGGATGAAGGAGTAGATGCAATTATGAATAACAAGAGCAGGAGCATGAGCGGTCTATGGTTATTGGCATGTCTCTGTATCCTTTCCCTGGCCTGCACGGCAGCGAGAACTGCTGTGGCCGCGGACCTGTCCAGCAAGGAAAGGCTGGGCAAGCTCATCTATTTCGATGAGCGGCTCTCTGAGCCAAAGGGACAGTCCTGTTCAGCTTGCCATTTTCCGGAAAATGGTTTTAACGGCGCAGGAGACCCCAATATCGCCGTCTATGAAGGTGCGGTATCCGGCCGGTTCGGTTTTCGCAATCCCCCAAGCTCTGCTTATGCCTCCTTCAGCCCGCCGTTCCACTTTGGCAGGGAAGAAGGCGAATATATCGGAGGCCAGTTCTGGGACGGCCGGGCAAAAGACCTTGTGGAACAGGCGAAAGGGCCGTTCCTGAACCCGGTGGAGCAGAATAACCCAAGCGGAGAAGAGGTAGCCAGGAAGGTCTGCCAATCCCCGTATGCTGATCTCTTCAAAGAGGTATATGGGCCGAATGCCTGCGATGATCTCACCAGGGCTTACGATTATATAGCCGATGCCATTGCCGCCTATGAGTCCTCCTTTGAGTCGAACCGCTTCAGCTCAAAGTATGACTGGTACCTTAAAGATCCGGCCCGGTATCCCTTAAGCGAGCAGGAGGCGCGCGGTCGTTTGCTCTTCGAGACCAAAGGCAACTGCTTCTCCTGCCATCCGAATACGGCGGGGCCTTACTGCGACCAGCCCCTGTTCACCGACTATACCTATGATAATCTCGGTCTGCCGAAGAATCCCGATAATCCCTGGTACCGCATGTCTCCTTCTCTTAACCCCGATGGAGAAAACTTTATCGATTACGGGCTCGGAGATACAGTGAAAGATCCTGCCGAAAATGGAAAATTCAAGGTACCGACTCTCAGAAACGTTGCCGTTGCACCTCCCTATGGGCATAATGGTCTCTTCAAGACCCTGGAGGAGGTCGTCCATTTCTACAACACGGCCGGTATTCCGGGTATGTGGCCTTCTCCGGAAGTGCCGGAAAATGTCAATAGAAGCAAAATAGGCGACCTCGGCCTGAGCGAAGAGGAAGAAAAAGACCTGGTTGCCTTCCTGAAAACCCTGACAGACGGCTACGAACCAACAGACAGGATACAGGAAGGGGAGGGCGGGAAAAAATTACCAGGGATCAGCCTTGAGCGGCAAAGGTTGCATTGA
- a CDS encoding PASTA domain-containing protein, producing MSIRGFFLGFLKLLVFVSGLFILGFLSALITINLVMQKEQVKVPPLIGKDVVDALEILNSLGLNLVVESREFHQTMPTNTIISQSPAGGKLLKSGRDIKVALSKGTQMVIIPDVKGEPLVRAQSILQENNLKTGYLAKIYRRNIEENIIISQDPPAGDKIRRGGLVSLLVSQGQEPVHYCMPELIGKSLTEAEQTIQGLHLAIGNIDYEFHTELKPDVIIAQFPENGYRVLQGEKVNLRVSKDKSIEDEIGTYKVLQYTVPAGSGRKRVRIVLRDDQGVKEIFHEEKNPGDQIELLVKATPKAVALIYVDDNFIKEEQF from the coding sequence ATGTCAATCAGAGGGTTTTTCCTGGGTTTCCTGAAATTGCTGGTATTTGTCAGCGGGCTTTTTATTCTGGGATTCTTGAGCGCCCTGATTACCATAAACCTGGTAATGCAAAAAGAGCAGGTCAAGGTTCCTCCCCTGATCGGCAAGGATGTGGTGGATGCGCTGGAGATACTGAACTCTCTGGGACTCAATCTGGTTGTGGAAAGCCGTGAATTTCATCAGACAATGCCGACCAATACAATTATTTCTCAAAGTCCTGCCGGAGGGAAACTGCTGAAGAGCGGACGGGATATCAAGGTAGCTCTGAGCAAGGGGACGCAGATGGTCATCATCCCGGATGTCAAGGGGGAGCCGCTGGTGCGCGCTCAGAGCATTCTGCAGGAAAACAACCTCAAGACCGGATACCTGGCCAAGATCTACCGCCGGAACATTGAGGAGAATATCATCATCAGTCAGGACCCGCCTGCCGGCGACAAGATACGGCGGGGCGGATTGGTAAGCCTTCTGGTAAGCCAGGGCCAGGAGCCTGTCCATTACTGCATGCCCGAACTGATCGGAAAGAGTTTGACCGAGGCGGAACAGACTATCCAGGGCCTTCACCTGGCGATTGGAAATATTGACTACGAGTTTCACACTGAATTGAAGCCGGATGTGATCATTGCCCAGTTTCCTGAAAATGGGTATCGGGTTCTCCAGGGCGAAAAGGTCAATCTCAGGGTCAGTAAGGATAAATCCATCGAGGATGAGATTGGCACCTATAAGGTTCTCCAGTACACGGTTCCAGCGGGATCGGGCCGCAAAAGGGTACGGATCGTTCTGCGGGATGATCAGGGAGTGAAGGAAATCTTCCATGAGGAAAAAAATCCCGGCGATCAAATCGAGCTTCTGGTAAAAGCGACCCCAAAAGCTGTGGCCCTGATCTATGTGGATGACAATTTTATAAAGGAGGAACAATTCTGA